In Necator americanus strain Aroian chromosome IV, whole genome shotgun sequence, the following proteins share a genomic window:
- a CDS encoding hypothetical protein (NECATOR_CHRIV.G14354.T1), giving the protein MLRLSNILRSWVTKMPISAELRNDLEDCANRMRISAIEMTCASKSGHPTSSTSAAEVVSALFFHEMKYDIANPKCPSADRFVLSKGHACPILYAAWEEAGLLSRDQVMSLRKITSDIEGHPTPRLNFIDVATGSLGQGLSCAAGMAYVGKYIDKASYRVYCLMGDGENAEGAVWEAAAFASKYGLDNLVAIVDVNRLGQSQETALGHHVEIYQARYAAFGFNAIVVDGHNLDEIINAFETAKNTKGKPTAIIAKTYKGQGIDGIADKDNWHGKPVPADKVNGVKARLHGSQKGKLVAKKPVNDAPKVDLHIGSIKMAPPNYKMGDKVATRAAYGTALAKLGDANPRVIGLDGDTKNSTFSEKLLQKHPNQFIECYIAEQNLVGVAVGAQCRDRTIPFTSTFAAFFTRACDQIRMAAVSFANLKCAGSHVGVSIGEDGPSQMALEDLAMFRALPGSTVFYPTDAVSAERATELAANIRGIVFIRTGRPALPVLYANDEHFEVGKAKVLKQSPTDKFVLIGAGVTAYECIKAAEQLEKDGIHCCIIDPFTIKPIDQATIVEHAKRVGGKILTVEDHYPAGGIGEAVSSAVADHTNIRVRSICVQNVPRSGSPDELLDMFGISAKHIVEAVKKY; this is encoded by the exons GTAACCAAGATGCCCATCTCAGCCGAGCTTCGTAATGATCTTGAGGACTGCGCGAACCGTATGCGCATTTCGGCCATTGAGATGACCTGTGCTTCTAAGAGTGGGCATCCAACGTCGTCTACATCAGCAG CTGAAGTAGTATCAGCCTTGTTTTTTCACGAAATGAAGTACGACATCGCTAATCCAAAATGCCCCAGTGCTGACCGGTTTGTGCTTTCAAAG GGTCATGCTTGTCCCATTCTCTATGCGGCTTGGGAAGAAGCTGGTCTTTTGTCGAGAGATCAGGTCATGTCGCTGCGTAAAATCACCTCTGACATCGAGGGACATCCTACTCCT CGCCTAAATTTCATTGATGTTGCTACCGGTTCACTTGGACAGGGATTGTCGTGTGCTGCTGGGATGGCATATGTAGGGAAATATATAGATAAG GCGAGCTATCGGGTTTACTGCTTGATGGGAGATGGAGAAAATGCTGAGGGAGCTGTGTGGGAAGCTGCAG CATTTGCTTCCAAATATGGACTTGATAACTTGGTTGCCATTGTTGATGTGAATCGTTTGGGCCAGTCGCAGGAAACTGCCCTGGGACATCACGTTGAGATATATCAG GCTAGGTATGCCGCGTTCGGCTTCAATGCCATCGTTGTGGATGGGCACAATTTGGATGAGATTATTAATGCCTTTGAAACTGCTAAAAATACTAAG GGTAAGCCTACTGCCATCATTGCAAAGACTTACAAAGGACAAGGCATCGATGGCATTGCTGACAAAGATAATTGGCATGGAAAACCAGTTCCAGCGGACAAA GTCAACGGCGTCAAGGCACGTCTGCATGGCAGCCAAAAGGGAAAATTGGTCGCTAAGAAACCAGTTAATGACGCGCCAAAAGTTGACCTACATATTGGTTCCATTAAGATGGCTCCTCCCAATTACAAAATGGGTGATAAG GTTGCCACAAGAGCTGCGTACGGTACTGCTTTAGCAAAACTTGGAGATGCTAACCCACGTGTCATCGGATTAGATGGTGATACGAAGAATTCCACATTTTCCGAGAAACTCCTTCAG AAACATCCTAACCAGTTCATTGAGTGTTATATCGCTGAGCAGAATCTCGTTGGTGTTGCAGTTGGAGCCCAGTGCCGTGATAGGACCATACCTTTCACCAg CACGTTCGCTGCCTTCTTCACTCGTGCTTGTGACCAAATTCGTATGGCTGCTGTCTCGTTTGCAAATCTGAAATGTGCTGGTTCACATGTCGGCGTTTCTATTGGCGAAGATGGACCTAGTCAGATGGCTCTTGAG GATTTGGCGATGTTCCGTGCTCTTCCTGGTTCCACTGTGTTCTATCCAACTGATGCTGTGTCCGCTGAGAGAGCGACAGAACTAGCAGCCAATATCAGAGGAATTGTGTTCATTCGCACTGGTCGTCCTGCTCTCCCTGTGCTGTACGCCAATGATGAGCATTTTGAAGTTGGAAAAGCTAAG GTGCTGAAACAGTCGCCCACCGACAAATTCGTTTTGATTGGAGCCGGAGTGACTGCGTACGAATGCATCAAGGCCGCAGAACAACTAGAGAAAGATG GTATACATTGCTGCATTATCGATCCATTCACTATCAAACCCATCGATCAAGCAACTATTGTTGAACATGCTAAGCGAGTTGGCGGAAAAATTCTTACTGTTGAGGATCACTATCCCGCTGGAGGCATTGGAGAAGCT GTTTCTTCCGCCGTTGCTGATCACACAAACATTCGCGTGCGTTCCATCTGCGTGCAGAATGTACCTCGGTCTGGTTCGCCCGATGAACTGCTCGATATGTTTGGTATTTCGGCGAAGCATATTGTGGAGGCCGTCAAGAAATACTGA